From the genome of Arthrobacter sp. ERGS1:01:
AGACACGGTGGCGTGGGTCGGTTCCGAGCACGCCGCCGAGTCCCTCCTGGACTCCCGCATGCGCGTGGTGGAGTTGGGCGGCACCCTCATCACCCCCGGATTCGTAGATTCCCACGTCCATGTGACGGAGACCGGCCTTGCCCTGGCCTCGGTGGACCTTGCCGGCGCCCGGTCCGTGACGGAAGCCCTGGACCTGGTAGCGGCCGCTGCGGCGAATACGGACGGCCTGCTGCTCGGCCACGGCTGGGACGACTCCGCGTGGGCCGAACAACGCCCCCTGACGGCCGCGGAGCTTGACCGTGCCGCGGGAGGCCGCGAGGTGTACCTGGCGCGCGTGGACGTGCACTCCGGAATCGTCTCCTCCGCACTGGCGGCGCGCTGCGGCCTGCAGCAGCTGTCCGGCTGGGACGGCGACGGCCTGGTCAGCGGCGCCGCCCACGCCGCGGCCCGTGACGCTTCACGCGATTTGTCCGCCGCGGACCGCCGCCAGGCCCAGGAGGCGGCACTGCGCCATGCGGCCGCGAACGGCTATGTGGCCCTGGCCGAGATGAGCGCCCCGCATGTGGGTTCCGCCGGCGACCTGGCGGCACTGGCAGCCCTGACGGCCGTGGACGCGCCCGACGCCTTCCCGGAGGTGCTGCCGTACTGGGGGCAGGCCGTGTCCAGCGTCGAGGAGGCCCGCGAGGTGCTCGCCGCCCTGGGCACCCCCGTGCTGGGGCTGGCGGGCGACCTCAACATCGACGGCTCGATCGGCTCCCGCTCGGCCCTGTTGCGTTCCCCCTATGCCGATGCCGGCGCCGTCCTGGGCCAACAGCACCTCACGGTGGAGCAGGTCACCGACCATTTGGCGGCGACCTCCGAACTGGGCATCTCCGGCGGGTTCCACATCATCGGCGACGGCGCCATGGCCATCGCCGCCGAGGGCTTGGCCCGGGCCGCCGAGCGCGTGGGAATCGAGAAGGTGCGCGCCGCCGGCCACCGTTTTGAACACGCCGAAATGGTCGACGACGCCGCCATGGCGGCGCTGGCCCGCCACGCGGTCACGGTTTCCGTGCAACCGGCCTTCGATGCCCTCTGGGGCGGCGCCGACGGCTTGTACTCCCGCCGCTTGGGGGAGTCGCGGGCGGCCGGACTGAACCCGCTGGCCCGCTTCTACGAGGCCGGCGTGCCGATCTGCTTCGGCTCCGATGCGCCCGTCACCCCGCTGGACCCGTGGGCCAGCGTGCGTGCGGCCCTCTCCCATCACCAGCCGGAGCAGCGGATCTCGGCGCGGGCGGCGTTCATTGGCCACACCAGGGCCGGCTGGCGTGCCGCCCGGGGGAGCGACCCCATGCTCGGCCAGTTGGCACCGGGCGCCCCGGCAAGCTTTGCCGTCTGGGAAATCGACGAGCTCATGGTTCAGGTCGCCGACGACCGGGTGCAATCCTGGTCCACCGATCCGCGCGCCCGCACACCCCTGCTGCCGGCCCTGGACACGGCGAACTCGCCGCGCTGCCTGCAAACTGTGCACCGGGGTCGCGAACTTTATGCAGCACAGGACTTTTCCTAGGCGATTCGCACGTGGCGCCGACACGCCCGGGAACCGGCAAAACGCGGGCAAAGTCCAAGATTCCCGGCCCTTGGGACCCGTCTCTGACCTGCATGAATGCGCTTTCATGCAGGTCAGCGCTCTGTTGACACCCGGCCCGGCGGCAATTACGTTTTATTGAAGCGGATACCCCCATTGACGGGGTTCCCCGCCGGCCGTTGGAGACGGCGGCCGGAGCTAGGGAGATAAGTCCACGCGCCAGTAGAAAACAAACAGGACGGCACGTCCATGACGTGAATCCTGCTTGGCCCGAAGGTGCGTGGGCTTATCTTTTTTTGCCTGCTCCGTCGCCTATAATGGGGACTTGGCGCCGCAGACCCGCGGCATTGCTGGATCACGTCTGGGCCGGGCACCATCGCGGTGCCGCGCCCGGTGTTTCCACCTTCGACTTTTCATCACGGAAAGGCACCATCTTTTGCGTGTCCTGACAATCATCCCC
Proteins encoded in this window:
- a CDS encoding amidohydrolase, with protein sequence MSLTMYRNGSVYSAADPFATAMLVDGDTVAWVGSEHAAESLLDSRMRVVELGGTLITPGFVDSHVHVTETGLALASVDLAGARSVTEALDLVAAAAANTDGLLLGHGWDDSAWAEQRPLTAAELDRAAGGREVYLARVDVHSGIVSSALAARCGLQQLSGWDGDGLVSGAAHAAARDASRDLSAADRRQAQEAALRHAAANGYVALAEMSAPHVGSAGDLAALAALTAVDAPDAFPEVLPYWGQAVSSVEEAREVLAALGTPVLGLAGDLNIDGSIGSRSALLRSPYADAGAVLGQQHLTVEQVTDHLAATSELGISGGFHIIGDGAMAIAAEGLARAAERVGIEKVRAAGHRFEHAEMVDDAAMAALARHAVTVSVQPAFDALWGGADGLYSRRLGESRAAGLNPLARFYEAGVPICFGSDAPVTPLDPWASVRAALSHHQPEQRISARAAFIGHTRAGWRAARGSDPMLGQLAPGAPASFAVWEIDELMVQVADDRVQSWSTDPRARTPLLPALDTANSPRCLQTVHRGRELYAAQDFS